From Luteolibacter arcticus, one genomic window encodes:
- a CDS encoding acyl-CoA thioesterase encodes MPLPADLRHSTREEVMFFDTDIGGVVHNLAYLRMIETCRTKLAGLMGMDLRGMADTKLYPVVVRTEIDYRRPATLGDALLIHGRLDEVQRARFWCAFEVRRESDDALLITCRQCLALVQMPEGKPVRLPW; translated from the coding sequence ATGCCCTTGCCCGCCGACCTCCGCCACAGCACCCGCGAGGAAGTCATGTTCTTCGATACCGACATCGGCGGCGTGGTCCACAATCTCGCCTACCTGCGCATGATCGAGACCTGCCGCACCAAGCTCGCAGGGCTCATGGGCATGGACCTCCGCGGCATGGCGGACACCAAGCTCTACCCCGTCGTCGTCCGCACCGAGATCGACTACCGCCGCCCCGCCACCCTCGGCGATGCCCTGCTCATCCACGGCCGCCTCGATGAAGTCCAACGCGCCCGCTTCTGGTGCGCCTTCGAAGTCCGCCGCGAAAGCGATGACGCCCTGCTCATCACCTGCCGCCAATGCCTGGCGCTCGTCCAGATGCCCGAGGGCAAGCCGGTGAGGTTGCCCTGGTAG
- a CDS encoding trypsin-like peptidase domain-containing protein, translated as MQQGIRRLVALAAVFAVAFGAVYLIRNGPQGFTRLWTGGKADDNPEFRPERYTLSDRAPLELGDVELLARLDAEYTKLTQAVVSSVVSIDTTGTRERRLFDGYGRMRFQSVPTQGQGSGVIVSHEGHVVTNYHVIADQERIQVTLPMEGGKPGKSFPATLIGEDRLLDIAVLKIEGDGSKFQPLKFGDSSQVRPGQNVFAIGNPFGLGETITRGIISAVERSLSDTQRDLFQTDAAINPGNSGGPLVNLQGEIIGINSAIFTPDRDKPGFQGVGFSIPSNDVKDTLHSILERGRPVRGYLGVRMLEGGVVVAVGPESPAEKAGLKENDVILAFDGKQIRDTTQLINLVQRTRVGQKVPLRIWRSGSELTLEATITESQTETVEMPSITQGKIRDPGEILAAIGLDVRDLTPQERLRGFSGVVAARIRPEGLAGNRIRSGDLIFGVNESRISNSMEFYQFLAASVAVQATTVHLFRSGQHMTANLPVLPRKEEKEETPDDPER; from the coding sequence ATGCAGCAAGGCATTCGTCGCCTGGTGGCATTAGCGGCCGTGTTCGCGGTCGCATTTGGCGCCGTGTATCTCATTCGCAACGGCCCCCAGGGCTTCACCCGGCTGTGGACCGGAGGCAAGGCGGACGACAACCCGGAATTCCGCCCGGAGCGCTACACCCTTTCCGACCGCGCCCCGCTGGAATTGGGGGACGTGGAACTACTCGCGCGCCTCGACGCGGAGTATACCAAGCTGACCCAGGCCGTCGTATCCTCGGTGGTGAGCATCGATACCACTGGCACGCGGGAGCGGCGGTTGTTCGATGGCTATGGCCGGATGCGCTTCCAGTCCGTGCCGACCCAGGGGCAAGGCTCCGGCGTGATCGTCAGCCATGAGGGTCACGTGGTGACGAACTACCACGTCATCGCCGATCAGGAGAGAATCCAGGTGACCCTGCCGATGGAGGGCGGAAAGCCGGGCAAGTCGTTCCCTGCCACCTTGATTGGTGAGGACCGGCTTCTCGACATCGCGGTGCTCAAGATCGAGGGCGACGGCTCGAAATTCCAGCCACTGAAATTCGGCGACTCCAGCCAGGTGCGGCCGGGGCAGAATGTCTTCGCGATCGGGAATCCCTTCGGCCTCGGCGAGACGATCACGCGGGGAATCATTTCCGCCGTGGAGCGCTCCCTGTCCGACACGCAGCGCGATCTCTTCCAGACGGACGCGGCGATCAACCCGGGCAACTCCGGCGGGCCGCTAGTGAACTTGCAGGGCGAGATCATCGGCATCAATTCGGCGATCTTCACGCCGGACCGCGACAAGCCGGGTTTCCAAGGGGTGGGCTTTTCCATCCCGTCGAATGACGTGAAGGACACGCTGCACTCGATCCTGGAGCGCGGCCGGCCGGTGCGCGGCTATCTCGGCGTACGGATGCTGGAGGGCGGCGTGGTGGTGGCGGTCGGGCCCGAGTCGCCGGCCGAGAAGGCGGGGCTGAAGGAGAACGACGTGATCCTTGCCTTCGACGGCAAACAGATCCGCGATACCACGCAGCTCATCAATCTGGTCCAGCGCACCCGCGTGGGGCAAAAGGTGCCGCTGCGGATCTGGCGCTCCGGCAGCGAGCTGACGCTGGAGGCGACCATTACCGAGAGCCAGACCGAGACGGTGGAGATGCCGTCGATCACCCAGGGCAAGATCCGCGACCCCGGGGAAATTCTCGCGGCGATCGGCCTCGATGTCCGCGACCTGACGCCGCAGGAGCGCTTGCGCGGGTTCAGTGGCGTGGTGGCCGCCCGCATCCGCCCGGAGGGCTTGGCAGGAAACCGCATCCGCTCCGGCGATCTGATCTTCGGGGTGAATGAGAGCCGCATTTCGAACTCGATGGAGTTCTACCAGTTCCTTGCAGCCTCCGTCGCCGTGCAGGCGACCACCGTGCACCTTTTCCGGAGCGGGCAGCACATGACGGCGAACTTGCCGGTGCTCCCGCGCAAGGAAGAGAAAGAAGAGACGCCGGATGACCCCGAGCGTTGA
- a CDS encoding OmpA family protein, translated as MQESRFPLAFLAGAIALAAAVGALYVYRGKSVPAPPPQAPVVVEEKKPAPTPETIPANQKESVVDGPVDPEAALANAGVGLAVVNPAELLGQIGTALESGDFEKLGQLIGKQALDDGTRKRLAQLATQAPKLRKPNAVQEVGELELNRRARWALWLDGVEAGRDRIFFDLQQEAGKWSVQSLVLPPGPGEPVPKAVLVDALGIVDAFLQATLHQQFELAKEFVDSTTVSDAKIAGLCILFEDGNYKLRPDKPLRAMFQRPDTCGYIARVVAADGTDAAEFSMVLRQPEKDGHWRVTDINLDQLLADYAKRVAGGDVYYTPLVKNPKGGDTLVLYFDFDEDTLAPRTQRQLDIVAQILKTDPDKQLTLSGHTDALGTEPYNEKLSLRRANFVKEYLVKTGVAENQVITLAKGQSQPRRPNFTESGEDNPDGRRVNRRAEIYLDFD; from the coding sequence ATGCAAGAATCCCGCTTTCCGCTCGCCTTCCTCGCCGGGGCCATCGCCCTGGCCGCCGCCGTGGGTGCCCTCTACGTCTACCGCGGAAAATCCGTACCCGCACCGCCGCCGCAAGCGCCGGTGGTGGTGGAAGAAAAGAAGCCGGCCCCCACGCCGGAGACCATCCCGGCGAATCAAAAGGAGTCGGTGGTCGATGGCCCGGTGGATCCGGAAGCCGCGCTGGCGAATGCGGGGGTGGGACTGGCCGTGGTGAACCCGGCGGAGTTGCTTGGTCAGATCGGCACCGCGCTGGAATCCGGCGACTTTGAGAAGCTGGGGCAGTTGATCGGCAAGCAGGCACTGGACGATGGCACGCGCAAGCGGCTGGCCCAGCTCGCGACCCAGGCACCGAAGCTGCGCAAGCCGAATGCGGTGCAGGAAGTCGGCGAACTCGAGCTCAACCGCCGCGCCCGCTGGGCGCTGTGGCTGGATGGCGTGGAAGCCGGCCGCGACCGGATTTTCTTCGACCTCCAGCAGGAGGCCGGCAAGTGGTCGGTCCAATCGCTGGTGCTGCCGCCCGGTCCCGGCGAGCCGGTGCCAAAGGCGGTGCTGGTCGACGCTCTCGGCATTGTCGATGCCTTCCTGCAGGCGACGCTGCACCAGCAGTTCGAGCTGGCGAAAGAGTTCGTCGATTCCACCACCGTCTCGGACGCGAAGATCGCGGGGCTTTGCATTCTCTTCGAAGACGGCAACTACAAGCTGCGGCCGGACAAGCCGCTGCGCGCGATGTTCCAGCGGCCGGATACCTGCGGCTACATCGCCCGCGTGGTGGCCGCGGATGGCACCGATGCGGCGGAGTTTTCCATGGTCCTGCGCCAGCCGGAGAAAGACGGCCACTGGCGCGTCACCGACATCAACCTGGACCAACTGCTGGCCGATTACGCCAAGCGAGTGGCGGGTGGCGATGTCTACTACACGCCGCTGGTAAAGAACCCGAAGGGCGGCGACACGCTAGTACTCTATTTCGACTTCGATGAAGACACGCTCGCGCCGCGCACGCAGCGACAGCTCGATATCGTGGCGCAGATTCTCAAGACGGATCCCGACAAGCAGCTCACCCTTTCCGGTCACACCGACGCGCTCGGCACGGAGCCTTACAATGAAAAGCTCTCCCTCCGTCGCGCGAATTTCGTGAAGGAGTATCTGGTGAAGACCGGCGTCGCGGAAAACCAGGTCATCACCTTGGCCAAGGGCCAGTCGCAGCCGCGCCGGCCGAACTTCACCGAGAGCGGCGAGGACAATCCCGATGGCCGCCGCGTCAACCGCCGCGCCGAGATCTATCTCGACTTCGACTGA
- a CDS encoding M23 family metallopeptidase, producing the protein MVARSHLVFLCTAAGMLGIAMWQDRPPVVPPIEALTGFQDADAPLLLPSDGQPRFRLHQFSAWQLVEIPAATRFESPLGSEHGALTCNDQKFWELNAERGGHHTGDDLNGIGGGNSDLGDPVFATADGLVSFVGEPSPGSGKTIIVAHRDREGRLLESMYAHLDRIDVVAGALVARGAKIGTVGTANGYYPAHLHFEMRRGDGIDVGSGYSMLPLNRLDPAKTIAELAGSAPDELSPSPLAAALK; encoded by the coding sequence ATGGTCGCGCGCTCGCATCTGGTCTTCCTGTGCACTGCGGCCGGCATGCTCGGCATCGCGATGTGGCAGGATCGCCCGCCGGTGGTGCCACCGATCGAGGCACTCACTGGCTTTCAGGATGCCGATGCGCCGCTGCTACTTCCTTCCGATGGTCAACCGCGCTTCCGGCTGCATCAGTTCTCCGCTTGGCAGCTCGTGGAGATCCCGGCTGCCACCCGCTTTGAAAGCCCGCTGGGTTCCGAGCATGGAGCCCTGACTTGCAACGACCAGAAGTTCTGGGAGCTGAATGCCGAGCGCGGCGGTCATCACACCGGCGATGATTTGAATGGCATCGGCGGAGGGAACAGCGACCTGGGCGATCCCGTTTTTGCGACGGCCGATGGGCTGGTTTCATTCGTCGGCGAGCCGTCGCCGGGTTCGGGAAAGACGATCATCGTGGCGCACCGCGACCGCGAGGGCCGCTTGCTTGAGTCGATGTATGCCCACCTCGATCGCATCGACGTGGTCGCCGGTGCGTTGGTCGCCCGTGGCGCGAAAATCGGCACCGTCGGCACCGCGAACGGCTACTATCCGGCGCACCTGCATTTCGAGATGCGGCGCGGCGATGGCATCGACGTTGGGTCAGGCTACAGCATGCTTCCGCTCAATCGCCTCGACCCCGCGAAGACCATCGCGGAACTCGCGGGGAGTGCCCCGGACGAGCTTTCGCCTTCGCCCTTGGCGGCCGCGCTCAAGTAA
- a CDS encoding type II toxin-antitoxin system Phd/YefM family antitoxin: MTINLTMRRRVNITGLKSRLSEFVGMAEAGEEVLICRGNLPVARLVPFAAPAGTPRKLSEIRGWLDDGDDFQRRLEARRARVAGDGSCSS; encoded by the coding sequence ATGACCATCAATCTGACCATGAGGAGGAGGGTGAACATCACCGGCCTGAAGTCCCGGCTGTCCGAATTTGTCGGGATGGCCGAGGCAGGGGAGGAAGTTCTGATCTGCCGCGGCAACCTCCCCGTGGCGCGGCTTGTGCCTTTTGCGGCTCCGGCCGGAACGCCTCGCAAGCTCTCCGAGATTCGCGGGTGGCTGGACGATGGAGACGATTTTCAGCGCCGACTTGAAGCTCGTCGGGCTCGTGTTGCGGGGGATGGCAGCTGCTCGTCGTGA
- a CDS encoding PLD nuclease N-terminal domain-containing protein has translation MDQLCFVSGLGGQELAVICFLLFPLILSLVALIQCLSANFPQGSEKIVWVIVLLALPILGPILWWTIGTKKTLK, from the coding sequence ATGGATCAACTTTGCTTTGTCAGCGGTCTGGGGGGCCAGGAACTGGCTGTAATCTGTTTCCTCTTGTTTCCTCTGATTCTCTCACTGGTGGCCTTGATCCAGTGTCTGTCGGCCAATTTCCCGCAAGGAAGCGAGAAGATCGTTTGGGTAATCGTTCTGCTGGCCCTTCCTATTCTCGGTCCGATCCTCTGGTGGACTATTGGGACCAAGAAGACTTTGAAGTGA
- the queA gene encoding tRNA preQ1(34) S-adenosylmethionine ribosyltransferase-isomerase QueA, giving the protein MGLRTSDFHYDLPPELIASRPLEERAASRMMVVHRDSGKIEHRMFRDFPEYLRPDDLLVLNDTKVIPARVFSDDGKIELLCLDRLSPLEWRCLVRPGKKMRIGKPVIVGGTTGTVVEVFDNGDRLIRWEVPVDLDRHGHLALPHYMGRDDEMVDRERYQTVFAREEGAIAAPTAGLHFTPEMLEKLPHAFLTLHVGVGTFRPVQVDTPEEHEMHSERYLLSQETARRVNEAERVVAVGTTATRVLEHLGKSGTTTRLVDEEQRGATDIFIYPPYEFRVIGGLLTNFHLPESTLIMLVSAFAGRELVIEAYREAVRERYRFYSYGDCMLLV; this is encoded by the coding sequence ATGGGTTTGCGGACGAGCGACTTCCACTACGACCTGCCGCCGGAGCTGATCGCCTCGCGGCCGCTGGAGGAACGCGCAGCGTCCCGGATGATGGTGGTGCACCGTGACTCGGGGAAGATCGAGCACCGGATGTTCCGCGACTTTCCGGAATACCTGCGGCCGGACGACTTGCTGGTGCTGAACGACACCAAGGTGATCCCGGCGCGGGTGTTCTCGGACGATGGCAAGATCGAGCTGCTTTGCCTGGACCGCCTCTCGCCGCTGGAGTGGCGGTGCCTGGTGCGGCCGGGGAAGAAGATGCGCATCGGCAAGCCGGTGATCGTCGGCGGAACTACTGGAACCGTAGTAGAAGTATTCGACAATGGCGACCGGCTGATCCGCTGGGAAGTACCGGTGGACCTCGACCGCCATGGTCATCTCGCGCTGCCGCATTACATGGGTCGCGATGACGAGATGGTGGATCGCGAGCGCTATCAGACGGTCTTCGCCCGCGAGGAAGGCGCCATCGCCGCGCCGACCGCGGGGCTGCACTTCACGCCGGAGATGTTAGAGAAGCTGCCGCATGCCTTCCTCACACTGCACGTCGGCGTCGGCACGTTCCGCCCGGTGCAAGTGGACACGCCGGAAGAGCACGAGATGCACTCGGAGCGCTACTTGCTTTCACAGGAAACCGCCCGGCGGGTGAACGAGGCCGAACGGGTAGTCGCCGTCGGCACCACGGCAACACGGGTGCTGGAGCATCTCGGAAAGTCGGGCACGACGACACGCCTGGTTGACGAAGAGCAGCGGGGCGCGACCGACATCTTCATCTATCCGCCCTACGAGTTCCGCGTGATCGGCGGGCTGCTGACGAATTTCCACCTGCCGGAGAGCACGCTGATCATGCTGGTGAGCGCCTTCGCCGGCCGCGAGCTGGTGATAGAGGCCTACCGCGAAGCGGTGCGGGAGCGCTACCGCTTCTACAGCTACGGCGATTGCATGCTTCTGGTGTGA